From one Caldithrix abyssi DSM 13497 genomic stretch:
- a CDS encoding spondin domain-containing protein produces the protein MRHLLRASLMVLALALVWACNQEPAGVTSQTLEQTGSVEPDRSGRFTPPDLINTEFEFEITIENLTPATGDGASQPFSPLLLTTHTPLFHLFRVGDYASEELAQIAQDAVSGPMVEQLNQSPQVFDVAQGDGVILPGGKSTVRIKAKPGFHKLSAVTMLVNTNDAFAGLDAVRLPRFGTAVYYLKAYDAGSEKNTELAAHIPGPCCGNPFKGIPTHERIKPHKGIKGIGDLDPAVYGWQQPVAKLTIRMVQ, from the coding sequence ATGAGACATTTACTTCGTGCATCGCTGATGGTTTTAGCGCTGGCTTTGGTTTGGGCTTGCAATCAGGAACCGGCAGGAGTTACTTCGCAAACTTTAGAGCAGACCGGCAGTGTCGAGCCTGATCGTTCGGGACGTTTTACGCCGCCCGATTTAATCAACACTGAATTTGAGTTTGAGATTACCATCGAAAACTTGACCCCGGCCACCGGCGACGGCGCAAGTCAGCCATTTTCACCGCTGCTTTTAACCACGCATACGCCGCTTTTTCACCTGTTTCGCGTGGGTGATTACGCTTCAGAAGAACTGGCCCAGATAGCCCAGGATGCCGTAAGCGGCCCCATGGTGGAACAGTTAAATCAGTCTCCGCAGGTGTTTGACGTGGCGCAGGGCGACGGCGTCATTTTACCGGGCGGGAAAAGTACGGTGCGCATTAAAGCCAAGCCTGGCTTTCACAAATTGTCTGCGGTTACCATGTTGGTCAACACCAACGACGCCTTTGCCGGACTGGACGCCGTTCGTTTGCCCCGCTTTGGCACCGCAGTGTACTATCTAAAGGCCTACGACGCTGGTTCGGAAAAGAACACCGAGCTGGCCGCACACATTCCAGGGCCGTGCTGCGGTAATCCTTTTAAAGGAATCCCAACGCACGAACGAATCAAACCGCACAAAGGTATTAAAGGAATCGGAGACCTGGATCCGGCCGTTTACGGCTGGCAGCAGCCTGTGGCCAAATTGACCATTCGCATGGTTCAATAG
- the pepT gene encoding peptidase T, translating into MKPIERRLFLDRFLNYVKFDTQSSEESETYPSTEKQKELGRYLVKELTEMGLQDVEMDEHGYVFATLPANVDYPVPTIGLIAHMDTSPEVSGANVKPIIHENYQGGDIVLPGDPEQVLKPETDKALKECIGQDIITSDGTTLLGADNKAGIAEIMGALQYLIENPDIKHGKIRVAFTVDEEVGTGTKYFDVKKFGADYAYTIDGESAGEIEDETFCADTAKITIKGVNVHPGYAKGKLINGIKIAAEIIERLPKDSMSPETTEGREGYLHPHAIKGGVELTEIIFLVRDFTVEGLKEKEEFLQKLCDEMNKKYAPASATLTVEESYRNMKYKIDEDPKVVEYAIEAVKRAGLQPKQGLIRGGTDGARLSYMGLLTPNVFTGGHNFHSKKEWICIRDMEKAVETIVHLANIWAEKSK; encoded by the coding sequence ATGAAACCAATCGAACGTCGTTTGTTTTTAGACCGTTTTTTAAACTACGTTAAATTTGATACGCAGTCGAGCGAAGAATCGGAGACCTACCCGAGCACGGAAAAGCAAAAAGAGCTTGGCCGCTATCTGGTTAAAGAATTGACCGAGATGGGCTTGCAGGATGTGGAAATGGATGAACACGGCTACGTGTTTGCCACTCTCCCGGCCAATGTGGATTACCCTGTGCCAACCATCGGTTTAATTGCCCACATGGATACCTCTCCCGAGGTGAGCGGCGCCAACGTAAAACCGATTATTCACGAGAATTATCAGGGCGGAGACATTGTTCTGCCCGGCGATCCGGAACAGGTTTTGAAGCCTGAAACAGATAAGGCCTTAAAAGAATGCATCGGGCAGGACATCATTACTTCCGACGGCACCACCTTGCTCGGCGCCGACAACAAGGCAGGCATTGCCGAAATCATGGGCGCCTTACAATATTTGATCGAAAACCCGGACATCAAACACGGCAAGATTCGCGTGGCTTTTACGGTTGACGAAGAAGTGGGTACCGGCACCAAATATTTTGACGTTAAAAAGTTTGGCGCAGATTACGCTTACACCATCGACGGTGAATCGGCCGGCGAAATTGAAGATGAAACCTTTTGCGCCGACACCGCCAAAATAACCATCAAAGGCGTTAACGTTCACCCGGGCTACGCCAAGGGCAAATTGATCAACGGCATTAAAATCGCCGCCGAAATAATCGAACGCCTGCCCAAAGACAGCATGTCGCCGGAAACCACCGAAGGCCGCGAAGGCTACCTGCATCCGCACGCTATTAAAGGCGGCGTTGAACTGACTGAAATCATTTTTCTGGTACGCGATTTTACGGTAGAAGGCCTGAAAGAGAAAGAAGAGTTTTTGCAGAAATTGTGCGACGAGATGAATAAAAAATATGCGCCGGCAAGCGCCACGCTAACCGTTGAAGAATCATACCGCAATATGAAATACAAAATCGATGAAGACCCCAAAGTGGTGGAATATGCCATCGAAGCGGTTAAAAGAGCCGGTTTACAACCCAAACAGGGCTTAATTCGCGGCGGCACCGACGGCGCTCGCCTCTCTTACATGGGCTTGTTAACGCCCAACGTGTTTACCGGCGGACACAATTTCCACAGTAAAAAGGAGTGGATCTGCATTCGCGATATGGAAAAAGCGGTGGAAACCATTGTGCACCTGGCGAATATCTGGGCGGAGAAGAGCAAATAA
- a CDS encoding gamma-butyrobetaine hydroxylase-like domain-containing protein: MLQPTEVVLVNDQSLTIRWNDGHAAVYFAENLRFNCPCAICEKARKSDPESTDHKELAQISRKVRFKEFKMIGRYAIGIEFSDGHNLGMYAYDYLYQLCQCDACRSDVTRIQGPVR, encoded by the coding sequence ATGCTGCAACCCACAGAAGTTGTTCTGGTTAATGACCAATCGCTGACCATCCGCTGGAATGACGGACACGCCGCGGTCTATTTTGCCGAAAACCTGCGTTTTAACTGTCCATGCGCCATTTGCGAAAAGGCCAGAAAAAGCGATCCCGAATCTACGGATCACAAAGAATTAGCCCAAATAAGCCGCAAAGTCAGATTCAAAGAATTTAAGATGATTGGCCGCTACGCCATCGGCATTGAATTTAGCGATGGGCATAACCTGGGAATGTACGCCTACGACTATCTGTACCAGCTCTGTCAATGCGACGCGTGCAGAAGCGACGTTACACGCATCCAGGGGCCGGTTCGCTAA
- a CDS encoding Uma2 family endonuclease, whose protein sequence is MRIKETAEKYQAKNKNLTYQDYLNLPPDDFRYQLIEGELIMTPAPKVIHQIVKSNIEKFLRKFVEEKDLGLVLDAPCDVYFDEQNVLQPDIFFISKNRSHIITEDLIKGAPDLIIEVLSPNSAYYDLIEKKALYERYKVQEYWLADPKLKWIEVYILKDQKFHLHQRAEKNQTIHSHLLKNFSLPLEQVFTKL, encoded by the coding sequence ATGCGCATAAAAGAAACTGCCGAAAAATATCAGGCAAAAAACAAAAATTTAACCTACCAGGATTATTTAAACCTACCGCCCGACGACTTCCGTTACCAGTTGATTGAGGGAGAACTGATCATGACACCCGCGCCAAAGGTCATTCACCAGATTGTAAAAAGTAATATTGAAAAATTTTTACGAAAGTTTGTTGAAGAAAAAGATTTGGGCCTTGTACTGGACGCTCCGTGCGATGTCTATTTCGACGAACAGAACGTACTGCAACCCGATATTTTCTTCATTTCTAAAAACCGGTCGCACATCATTACCGAAGATTTGATCAAAGGCGCACCCGATTTGATCATTGAAGTGCTCTCTCCCAATAGCGCTTATTACGACCTGATAGAAAAAAAGGCTCTGTACGAACGCTACAAGGTGCAGGAATACTGGCTGGCCGATCCCAAACTGAAATGGATTGAAGTTTACATTTTAAAAGATCAAAAATTTCACCTGCACCAGCGCGCCGAAAAGAATCAGACGATTCATTCACATCTGTTAAAGAATTTCAGTCTACCGCTGGAACAGGTCTTTACAAAACTTTGA
- the cimA gene encoding citramalate synthase — protein MKQSTVIELFDTTLRDGAQAEGVNLSIHDKLQITERLDDFGIDIIEGGWPGSNPKDEAYFKEVRSLNLKHAKICAFGSTARFPDKVREDRNLNMLLGAETEWISIFGKTWRFHSSVTLGLTDEENEALIYRSIQFLKEQGRRVVFDAEHFFDGYKDDAAFALRMLRAAEQAGADVLALCDTNGGSLPSEISAIFKKVKQEFKTPLGIHAHNDGELAVANSLAAIEAGAVQVQGTINGIGERCGNANLCSVIPNLLLKMGLQTRGRVQLKGLTNLSHFVYEMANLAPNNRSAFVGKSAFTHKGGIHVSSVLKDSRMYEHIDPAQVGNRRHVLVSDLSGQSNIRYKAQELGIDIANDRQFSKKLVQYIKNLEYQGFQFDGAEASFELLLRSELNTYSPFFEIIYAKINVMLDKEETDYSEAVLKVKVEEEIEHTASDGNGPVNALDNALRKAIVRFYPEIAGTQLVDYKVRVLGEKDGTGARVRVLVETSDGQNSWATVGVSHNIIKASLQALTDSINYKIFQTRRERQMAGQSESIS, from the coding sequence ATGAAACAATCTACAGTTATTGAACTATTCGATACAACGTTGCGCGACGGCGCCCAGGCCGAAGGCGTCAATCTTTCCATTCATGACAAGTTGCAGATTACCGAACGGCTGGACGATTTTGGCATAGATATTATAGAGGGCGGTTGGCCGGGTAGCAACCCCAAAGACGAAGCGTACTTTAAAGAGGTGCGCTCTCTGAATTTGAAACATGCTAAAATATGCGCCTTTGGCTCCACGGCGCGTTTTCCTGATAAAGTGCGAGAAGACCGCAATTTGAACATGTTGTTGGGCGCCGAGACCGAATGGATTTCTATCTTTGGCAAAACATGGCGTTTTCATTCCAGCGTAACGCTTGGGCTGACCGATGAGGAAAACGAAGCGTTAATTTACCGCTCCATTCAATTTTTAAAGGAGCAGGGCCGGCGCGTGGTGTTTGACGCCGAACATTTTTTTGACGGTTACAAAGACGATGCGGCCTTTGCCCTGCGTATGTTGCGCGCGGCGGAGCAGGCCGGCGCCGATGTGCTGGCGCTTTGCGATACTAACGGCGGTAGTTTGCCATCGGAGATTAGCGCCATCTTTAAAAAGGTTAAACAAGAATTTAAGACGCCGCTGGGTATACATGCCCATAACGATGGCGAGCTGGCCGTGGCCAACTCTCTGGCTGCAATCGAAGCGGGCGCCGTGCAGGTGCAGGGGACGATTAATGGCATTGGCGAGCGCTGCGGCAACGCCAACCTGTGCAGCGTTATTCCCAATTTGCTGCTGAAAATGGGGCTGCAGACCAGAGGACGCGTCCAATTAAAGGGGTTAACCAATCTGTCGCATTTCGTTTACGAGATGGCCAACTTAGCGCCCAATAACCGCTCGGCGTTTGTGGGCAAAAGCGCCTTTACGCACAAAGGCGGCATTCATGTTAGTTCCGTGCTAAAAGATAGTCGCATGTACGAACATATTGATCCCGCGCAGGTTGGTAATCGGCGGCATGTTTTGGTTTCCGATCTCTCCGGCCAGAGCAATATTCGCTACAAAGCGCAGGAGCTGGGAATCGACATCGCTAATGACCGACAGTTTAGTAAAAAATTGGTCCAGTATATAAAAAATCTGGAATATCAGGGCTTCCAATTTGACGGGGCAGAGGCTTCCTTCGAATTATTACTGCGTTCGGAGCTGAATACCTACAGCCCCTTCTTTGAAATTATCTACGCCAAAATCAATGTTATGCTGGATAAAGAGGAGACGGATTATTCCGAGGCGGTTTTAAAGGTAAAGGTGGAAGAGGAAATTGAACATACGGCATCTGACGGAAACGGGCCCGTGAATGCGCTGGATAATGCGCTGCGCAAGGCGATTGTCCGTTTTTACCCGGAAATTGCCGGCACGCAACTGGTTGATTACAAAGTGCGCGTGTTAGGCGAAAAAGACGGAACAGGCGCCCGTGTGCGTGTGCTGGTAGAAACCAGCGACGGCCAGAATAGCTGGGCCACGGTTGGCGTTTCGCACAACATCATTAAAGCCAGCCTGCAGGCATTAACCGATAGCATCAATTACAAAATTTTTCAAACGCGTAGAGAGAGGCAAATGGCCGGGCAATCGGAATCAATTAGTTAG
- a CDS encoding 3-isopropylmalate dehydratase small subunit: MQKIIRGKVYVLGDNIDTDQIIPAEHLVYSLSDPKEARMYGHFALSGVPPEKAGLPQGRIPFIKGDDHKSEFTILVAGANFGCGSSREHAPFALQVAGVQAVVAESYARIFYRNSVDGGFLVPLESEGKINQHFETGEEVEVDIERQSITRLRDGQRFKLKHPGDVLPIIEAGGLFKYARKTGMIS; the protein is encoded by the coding sequence ATGCAAAAAATCATTAGAGGTAAAGTTTACGTTTTAGGCGATAACATCGACACCGATCAAATCATTCCGGCTGAACATCTGGTGTACAGTTTAAGCGATCCGAAAGAGGCCAGAATGTACGGCCATTTTGCTTTGTCCGGCGTACCGCCGGAAAAAGCCGGTTTACCACAGGGACGTATTCCATTTATCAAAGGAGACGACCACAAGTCGGAGTTTACCATTCTGGTAGCAGGCGCCAATTTTGGCTGCGGCTCATCCCGCGAACATGCGCCGTTTGCCCTGCAGGTGGCCGGCGTGCAGGCGGTGGTGGCTGAATCGTACGCGCGTATTTTTTACCGCAATTCGGTTGACGGCGGTTTTTTGGTGCCGCTGGAATCAGAGGGCAAAATCAATCAGCATTTTGAGACCGGCGAAGAAGTGGAGGTGGATATTGAACGGCAGAGTATTACGCGTTTGCGCGACGGGCAAAGGTTTAAATTGAAACATCCGGGCGATGTGCTGCCCATTATTGAAGCCGGCGGACTTTTTAAATACGCCCGCAAAACGGGAATGATCTCCTGA